In Alosa sapidissima isolate fAloSap1 chromosome 4, fAloSap1.pri, whole genome shotgun sequence, the following are encoded in one genomic region:
- the rpusd4 gene encoding mitochondrial RNA pseudouridine synthase rpusd4 isoform X1, which yields MAKLFVNGGIGNACLHCLKTWSSCEILSVSTLQTQVVRTLMRPVGKETGGQVSKNNTGLKAIDLVQRERESKVKSKSRKIPKTDNFKETHTAVSPVQHRVSQLKQLSQQLQNVHPNVLAKALHKSIIFQNQDVIAINKPYGVPLHDSTDATTSIKNVLPVLAKMVHGMRTETRLHICHSLDKDTTGTLLLAQTEEAADHIHSLFKALQMERKYWAVVVGVPVPSEGVVDIPVIEREVTGAQPHFKMGLSPLFRTSDNGEGVTRVRANRSARSAVTNYRVLDSTHGCSLVELQPITAVKHQLRVHMAFALGCPILGDHKYAHWNKLAPQQLPEGVLRRLGLEQSKARHLPLHLHHRQLTVPGFRGHRELIVSSRLPRFLTSTLQRLHISLPDKNGTETDIQTHQ from the exons ATGGCTAAACTATTTGTGAATGGCGGAATAGGTAATGCATGTCTACACTGTTTGAAAACGTGGTCGTCATGTGAAATACTGTCTGTATCAACGTTACAAACTCAGGTTGTCCGCACGCTAATGAGACCCGTAGGGAAAGAAACTGGTGGTCAAGTATCAAAAAACAATACGGGTCTGAAAGCTATTGACCTTGTACAGCGAGAACGTGAGTCTAAAGTAAAATCCAAAAGCCGAAAAATACCAAAGACCGATAATTTCAAAGAG ACGCACACTGCAGTCTCCCCGGTGCAGCACAGAGTCTCACAACTTAAACAACTTAGCCAACAGTTACAAAATGTACACCCTAACGTGCTAGCCAAGGCTTTACACAAAAGCATAATCTTCCAAAACCAAGATGTAATCGCAATCAACAAACCTTATGGAGTTCCATTACACG ATTCAACGGATGCCACAACCAgcataaaaaatgtgttgccaGTGTTGGCGAAAATGGTCCATGGTATGCGGACAGAAACGAGGTTGCACATTTGTCACAGTCTGGACAAAGATACAACTGGTACTTTACTGCTTGCCCAAACAGAAGAGGCAGCTGACCACATTCACAGCCTCTTCAAGGCCCTGCAAATGGAGAGGAAGTACTG GGCGGTGGTCGTTGGTGTACCTGTCCCCTCAGAAGGGGTTGTAGATATACCGGTCATTGAGAGAGAGGTCACTGGAGCACAACCCCACTTTAAG ATGGGGCTTAGTCCTCTCTTCCGCACCAGTGATAATGGAGAGGGCGTGACTCGGGTTCGAGCCAACCGAAGTGCCCGTAGTGCAGTGACTAACTATCGTGTGCTGGACAGCACCCATGGCTGCAGCCTTGTGGAGCTCCAGCCAATCACAG CCGTGAAGCATCAGTTGCGAGTCCACATGGCTTTTGCACTTGGATGCCCCATTCTGGGTGATCATAAATATGCCCACTGGAATAAGCTAGCACCTCAG CAACTGCCAGAGGGAGTTTTACGTCGCTTGGGCCTGGAGCAGAGCAAAGCACGCCATCTTCCTCTACACCTACACCATCGCCAGCTGACAGTCCCCGGGTTCAGAGGTCACCGCGAACTCATTGTATCCAGCCGGTTACCCAGGTTCTTGACAAGTACTTTGcaaaggctacatatttccCTACCAGACAAAAATGGAACTGAGACAGACATCCAGACACACCAGTGA
- the rpusd4 gene encoding mitochondrial RNA pseudouridine synthase rpusd4 isoform X2: protein MSNVDSTDATTSIKNVLPVLAKMVHGMRTETRLHICHSLDKDTTGTLLLAQTEEAADHIHSLFKALQMERKYWAVVVGVPVPSEGVVDIPVIEREVTGAQPHFKMGLSPLFRTSDNGEGVTRVRANRSARSAVTNYRVLDSTHGCSLVELQPITAVKHQLRVHMAFALGCPILGDHKYAHWNKLAPQQLPEGVLRRLGLEQSKARHLPLHLHHRQLTVPGFRGHRELIVSSRLPRFLTSTLQRLHISLPDKNGTETDIQTHQ from the exons ATGTCCAATGTAGATTCAACGGATGCCACAACCAgcataaaaaatgtgttgccaGTGTTGGCGAAAATGGTCCATGGTATGCGGACAGAAACGAGGTTGCACATTTGTCACAGTCTGGACAAAGATACAACTGGTACTTTACTGCTTGCCCAAACAGAAGAGGCAGCTGACCACATTCACAGCCTCTTCAAGGCCCTGCAAATGGAGAGGAAGTACTG GGCGGTGGTCGTTGGTGTACCTGTCCCCTCAGAAGGGGTTGTAGATATACCGGTCATTGAGAGAGAGGTCACTGGAGCACAACCCCACTTTAAG ATGGGGCTTAGTCCTCTCTTCCGCACCAGTGATAATGGAGAGGGCGTGACTCGGGTTCGAGCCAACCGAAGTGCCCGTAGTGCAGTGACTAACTATCGTGTGCTGGACAGCACCCATGGCTGCAGCCTTGTGGAGCTCCAGCCAATCACAG CCGTGAAGCATCAGTTGCGAGTCCACATGGCTTTTGCACTTGGATGCCCCATTCTGGGTGATCATAAATATGCCCACTGGAATAAGCTAGCACCTCAG CAACTGCCAGAGGGAGTTTTACGTCGCTTGGGCCTGGAGCAGAGCAAAGCACGCCATCTTCCTCTACACCTACACCATCGCCAGCTGACAGTCCCCGGGTTCAGAGGTCACCGCGAACTCATTGTATCCAGCCGGTTACCCAGGTTCTTGACAAGTACTTTGcaaaggctacatatttccCTACCAGACAAAAATGGAACTGAGACAGACATCCAGACACACCAGTGA